The Artemia franciscana chromosome 11, ASM3288406v1, whole genome shotgun sequence genome has a segment encoding these proteins:
- the LOC136033348 gene encoding craniofacial development protein 2-like, with product MTTPGRDEVTLRLISTKTLLNIGTLNTRTLVNPGKMDLLLRELNRYKWDLVGLSETHLPRTGEETICGTYLLLSGRTDGTHRQGVGFILSPSTKNALISSTPVSERKTTIRLKGSVSNLTIIQLYATDTARSDKECEQFYFQLQSVTDQTPKKDMLIVMADLNAITDNDQIDRRDVMGSHGHGRLNGRGERLISFCRENDLYITNSAFKHGHRRKVTWRSPNGVTENMIDYVLISKRWKSSIMDTVSLPGADFDSDHSLLMSKLKLRLKRLHKTTRIPRFWTELLRDPIKKGAYTTSLSSKFRAIKENFTSLTTVEEIDQLTEHPTSAVLETANDVLGRKTKDEKPWITEEIIQQCNQKRLCNNKADPCSRDTYKYLNRRIDREV from the coding sequence ATGACGACCCCCGGACGGGATGAGGTTACCCTGCGACTCATCTCCACTAAAACTCTACTCAACATAGGAACACTCAACACCCGGACTCTAGTCAACCCAGGAAAAATGGATCTACTACTGAGAGAACTAAACCGATACAAGTGGGACTTAGTCGGGCTATCTGAAACACACCTCCCCCGAACTGGTGAGGAAACTATCTGTGGAACCTACCTCCTACTCTCGGGACGCACCGATGGCACTCACAGACAGGGTGTTGGATTCATCCTCTCACCAAGTACAAAAAATGCGCTGATCTCCTCCACGCCCGTATCAGAAAGGAAAACAACCATTAGACTAAAGGGATCCGTGTCAAACCTTACCATCATCCAGCTATATGCTACTGACACTGCTCGAAGCGATAAAGAATGCGAACAGTTCTACTTTCAACTTCAAAGTGTCACCGACCAAACACCAAAGAAAGATATGCTCATCGTCATGGCCGACCTCAACGCTATCACGGACAACGATCAGATTGATCGGAGAGATGTAATGGGATCGCATGGCCATGGCCGACTGAACGGAAGAGGTGAAAGGCTAATTAGTTTCTGTAGAGAAAACGACCTGTATATAACTAACAGCGCCTTTAAACACGGACACCGCCGTAAGGTCACCTGGAGATCCCCCAACGGAGTAACTGAAAACATGATAGACTATGTACTGATATCTAAACGCTGGAAGTCCTCAATAATGGATACTGTATCCCTTCCTGGTGCAGACTTTGATTCAGATCACTCACTCCTGATGTCCAAACTCAAGCTAAGACTGAAACGACTCCATAAGACGACAAGAATCCCTAGATTCTGGACAGAGCTGCTTCGCGACCCAATAAAAAAAGGTGCCTATACCACCAGCCTATCGTCAAAATTCCGAGCTATCAAAGAGAACTTCACTTCTCTCACTACCGTCGAAGAGATTGATCAACTGACTGAGCATCCAACTTCTGCAGTTTTGGAGACAGCAAATGATGTCCTCGGAAGGAAAACGAAAGACGAAAAGCCGTGGATTACTGAAGAAATAATCCAACAATGTAACCAAAAGCGTCTCTGCAACAACAAAGCTGACCCATGCAGCCGAGACACCTATAAATATCTCAATAGGAGAATTGATAGGGAAGTTTGA